In Salinibacterium sp. ZJ70, one DNA window encodes the following:
- a CDS encoding NADP-dependent oxidoreductase: MPSPEAGEVVVEVKAAGINPIDAKLRDGRRASSPITAPRTAGLDGAGVIVAVGEGVDGWVEGDEVIVTKGRGTYATHVCVPVDGLTRKPGALSWAQAAGLGIPAGTAYQALRSLGVTEGMTVLVHAASGSVGQAAVQFARELGATVIGTAGPANQERVRQLGAIPTVYGGGLVERVHAISPAGVDRVLDAVGTDDAIRASFELVDDRSHIGTIVRGADADSWGIQAWSGGSPHPLTAEQEAWRAEGIALAAQLAAEGRFDVEIARAFPLDAVVEATELAEQGSARGKIVLLP; encoded by the coding sequence ATGCCCTCCCCTGAAGCTGGCGAGGTCGTCGTCGAAGTGAAGGCCGCGGGCATCAACCCGATCGACGCGAAGCTCCGCGATGGGCGTCGAGCCAGCAGCCCGATCACCGCCCCGCGCACCGCCGGTCTCGATGGCGCAGGCGTGATCGTCGCGGTCGGTGAAGGCGTCGACGGATGGGTCGAGGGCGACGAGGTGATCGTCACGAAGGGCCGCGGCACGTACGCCACCCACGTGTGCGTGCCCGTCGACGGACTCACCCGCAAGCCCGGCGCCCTCAGCTGGGCGCAGGCCGCCGGTCTCGGCATCCCCGCCGGCACCGCGTACCAGGCGCTGCGCTCTCTCGGCGTGACCGAAGGGATGACCGTGCTCGTGCACGCGGCATCCGGATCGGTCGGTCAGGCGGCGGTGCAGTTCGCGCGGGAGCTGGGCGCGACGGTGATCGGCACGGCGGGCCCCGCAAATCAGGAGCGGGTGCGCCAGCTGGGCGCCATCCCGACCGTCTACGGCGGGGGGCTCGTCGAGCGGGTGCATGCGATCAGCCCCGCAGGTGTCGATCGTGTGCTCGACGCCGTCGGCACCGACGACGCGATCCGGGCCTCGTTCGAGCTGGTCGATGACCGCTCCCACATCGGCACGATCGTGCGCGGTGCGGATGCCGACAGCTGGGGAATCCAGGCATGGTCGGGCGGCAGCCCGCACCCGCTCACCGCCGAGCAGGAGGCCTGGCGTGCGGAAGGAATCGCCCTCGCGGCGCAGCTCGCCGCCGAGGGACGCTTCGACGTGGAGATCGCGCGCGCCTTCCCGCTCGACGCCGTGGTCGAGGCGACGGAGCTCGCGGAGCAGGGCAGCGCGCGCGGCAAGATCGTGCTTCTGCCGTAG
- a CDS encoding TetR/AcrR family transcriptional regulator has protein sequence MPLPRFQRLALEERRRILAVAARHIADRGLDGISLGQLADEAEISRSALYTYFDGRDDVIRAATDAAGNAVADAVGAWERHADADRFWSALDAALSRMRDLLARRPELRSSTSDGLGDWLDDVLADAEALGLVATANRALARAATAAIIEAADGLDAAQPGAVPVGDIRRMLGRVWSG, from the coding sequence GTGCCGCTCCCCCGTTTCCAACGGCTCGCCCTCGAGGAGCGCCGTCGCATCCTCGCGGTCGCCGCGAGGCACATCGCCGATCGCGGACTCGACGGCATCTCGCTCGGGCAGCTCGCCGACGAGGCGGAGATCTCGCGCTCAGCGCTGTACACCTACTTCGACGGGCGCGACGATGTGATCCGCGCGGCCACCGACGCAGCGGGGAATGCGGTGGCTGACGCCGTCGGTGCATGGGAGCGGCATGCGGATGCCGACAGGTTCTGGTCCGCTCTCGACGCCGCGCTCTCGCGGATGCGTGATCTGCTGGCTCGGCGCCCCGAGCTGCGCAGCAGCACCTCTGACGGCCTCGGCGACTGGTTGGATGACGTGCTCGCGGATGCAGAAGCCCTCGGTCTCGTGGCCACAGCGAACCGTGCGCTCGCCCGTGCGGCGACCGCGGCGATCATCGAGGCGGCGGACGGCCTCGACGCCGCTCAGCCTGGTGCGGTTCCCGTGGGCGACATCCGCCGCATGCTGGGTCGCGTCTGGAGCGGATAG